The Polaribacter sp. Q13 sequence TCTTGAATGGTTTTAGAAAATATAAGGTTGATTAATACGGCAGATATAATTGCAGCATTCATACCAATGTGATTTACTTTTTTAGAAAAGAAAGCCAAAAAGAACGTCACTAATACTGGCCCGTAAAATACAGAACCAATTGCGTTAATTATTTCTATCACCGCACTTTTACTTCCTCCAAAAAGAAAGGCTGCAGCAATACAAATTACACCCCAAAATACAACTGATCCTTTAGAAATTAACATGTATTTTTTATTGCTTAATTTTTTGGTTCCTCTGTTAAAGAAATCTTCTACAGTTACTGCAGATAAAGAATTAACAGTAGAACTTAAAGAAGACATTGCTGCCGATAAAATACCTACCATTAAAATACCAATTAAACCATGAGGCAAATATTTCATGATAAAAACAGGAATCATTAAATCTGCTTTTACACCATGCGTTGCAAATTCTTCTGGAAAATATTTTTGGGTAGTCATGGCTATTTCTTCTAAGAAACCTGGAGCTTGTGTTATTAAGCCACCAATTACTAACCCCATAATACAATAGATTAAAACGACAGGGAATCTTAAAAGTCCGTTGGCTAGTAAAAGTTGTTTAATGGTTTTTTCATCTTTAGCAGATAACATTCTTTGTGCTTGTGTTTGGTCGCAACCATAATAAGAAGCATATAAAAAGAAACCACCAATAATCATTGGTAACAAACCATATTCGTTTCCTTCACCAATTCCTAGATTATAGTCGATTACTTTTAACCTTTCAGGATCAAAACCATTTGGCAAACCACCATGTTCTTGTAAAAGAGTCCAACCGAAATATAAGCATATAATTAAACCTGCGAAGAGAATAATCATCTGTATAGCATCTCCCCAAACTACGGCTTTCATGCCGCCTTGCCAAGAATAGATAATAGTAATAACACTAATTATTAAAATGGTGTACATAAAATCGATGTCTAAAACCGCTTGTAAAATAATGGCAATAGTATACACCATAACACCTGTACCCAATGCACGACTTATCTGAAAAACAATACTTAAAATTAAACGTGTAGAAGTACTAAAACGCTTTTCTACAAACTCATAAATACTAACGACTCCAGACCTAAATAAAGGCGGAATTATAACAATCATAATAAAAATCATTGCCAAAGGAACGGCAAACTCAAAGGTTAACCATTTCATTCCTCCACCTAATTTTAAGCCAACAAAAGCGGGTGCAGAAATAAAACTGATGGCAGATAATTGTGTAGCCATTGTAGATAAACTCAAAGGAAACCATCCCATGCTTTTGCCTCCTAAAAAATAATCTTTTGAGTCTTTATTGTCTTTAAAGAAGAAACCCATTCCTAAAAAGAAAATGATATAAAATATTACGATACTATAATCTAGCCAATTCATAATCAGTTTGTTTTTATGTGAATTTAATTTTTAAGCATATCTATTAATAAAGCGGCACTCCAAGAAAAATGATTACCTCCATAACCTGCTTTACCCTCTTTATGCATTTCTTTTCTAGAATCGAAATATTCATAAAAGCCATTTTTTTCAATCATATCTATAGAATCTTGTTTTACACGTTTAGAGATATCATTATAGCCATATTCTTTTAATCCGTTAAAAAGCATCCAATTTAAATTGATCCAAACAGGACCTCTCCAGTATTTTTTAGGATTAAAACGATCACTTGTTGGATCGAAAGAAGCACATAGATATTGGTTCTCATTACCAAATTTTTCTAGCATAACATTTACCATTCTTTCTGCTCTTTCTTTTGATGGAATACCAGCAAATAAAGGTGAAAATGATGATGATGATAAATATCGTAAAGGTTTTTCGTTTCTTAAATCATAATGAATATAAGCGCCTATTTCTTCATCAAATAATTTGTTGTTAAACGATTCTTTACTTTTTGCTTGCCATTTCTCTAACTGTGCTACTTTATCACTGTTATCTCCAAGAAATTTATACAAAGCGATTAAACTCTGGTTAGATTTTATAAGCATTGCGTTAAACAATGGATCTTGAACTAAAAAAGGCGATAATTCTGCTATTTTTTCATCACTATAATTATTCGCTTTAGCAATTTCTATAATATGTAAATAATGATCGTATTCTCTTTTAGACGGACGTTGAGCTGCATCTACATGCGTGGTGTCTCTTCTTTCAAAAGTATATTCTGGCGGATTCATGGTTGCCCAAATATCATCCCAAATAGGAGAGTTGTCTGTACCAGATTCCCAATTATGATAAATATAAACTAATCCTTCGTTCTGTGGGTCTCTATTTTTATAAAAATATTGGTGATTAAAATATACTTTATCAATTACAGTTTCAATATATTTTAAAGAAGCTTCTTTATTTGTACTTATTTTATACATTTCTTCTAACACAAAACCTGTTACGGGTGGTTGTGTCATTCCTGTAGATTTATATTTTTTTGATGCTAATGGATGTAGGTCTGAACGATGAAAGTCTGGCCCAGGAAAATAACTATCATTATCTGTATGAAATACAATATGTGGTATAAATCCGTTTCCCCATTGAGCATCTAATAAGGTTTCTATTTCTTTTTCTGCTTTTGGCATATCAAAATGTGCAAAACCGATGGCTATAAAACCAGAATCCCATTTCCATTGAAAAGGATATAAATTAGCACAGGGAATACTAAAACTTCCTGTCCAGTTATTATTAAGTACTTCTATTGCTTGTTTTTCTAATTTGTTCATATTTAAAAATGGATTATAATAATTTAAAAACTCACTATTCAGATGTTACTTAGAATAGTGAGTAACCTAAAAATGAAACTTATTTATAAAAGGTTGGGGGATTAAAAATTAAGGGTTGCTGTTACAAACATTCTTCTTGGTAGAATTGGTCTTCCGTTAAAAAATTCGGCATCACCAGATTGGTTTACATTCCTTGGATCTCCTTCTGTAATACCAGAACTATCAAATAAGTTAAAGAAAGAGACACCTATTCTTAAGTTTTCTTGGCTGTCTTCCGATTTATTTAAACCAAAGGTGTAACCTGCACCTAATCTAACAATGTTTATTGCTTCTAACTCTACGTTGTTGTTATCTGCAGCAAACTTTTTTCCTGTATGATTTAAAGAAAGCAGCGCATCAAAACTATTATTGTCATAGTTTAAACCTAAACTTGCTAGGAAATTAGGTTGTCTTGCTAATTTATTACCAACATTAATTTCTGTAGATCCACCATTTTCTAAATCTTCATCAATGTTTTTTGTAATTTCATGTTCTTGGTAAGTAGCAGTACCTCTAAAATCTAAATGATCTGCTAGTTTATAAGACCAGTTTGCTTCTAAACCTAAAGTTTTTGTTGCTTGTTCAGATCTCGTTTTATCAATTAAAGCACCAGCAGTATTAAATGCTTGCGTTATTTTAATTCTATCGCTTAAACTTACATAGTATGCAGCCAAAGACCCAGATAATCTTTCTTTACCTAATTTTACACCAGCTTCAAATTGAATAATTTTTTCTGAATCGTAATTTGTGTTTTTTATACCTGCTACAGGAGCAAAACTTCTAATTTGTGGAAAGAAAAAACCTTTTGAAAAGTTAGCATATAAATTAACTTCATCTGTTAAATTATGCAATGCAGCTAAAGATAAAGCCCAGTCCGTAGCATCAATATTTCCTCTTGTAAAACTTCCATCGGCATAATTAACGTTTGCTAATTCTGCAGTTAAAGTAGCATCATCGTATACTTTAGTGCTTACTATGTTTCCGTTACTAAAAGTACCATTTGTATTTTCTATTCTAATACCAGCATCAAAACGCCATTTATCATATACAATTTCATCTGTTAAATAGAACGCTGTTTTGTTTTGCGTTAAAAACTTGTTAGATGTCATACCAATTCTATTATACAATCCTCCTTCAGAGAAAGTAACATCATTACCGCTAGCATCTACATAACTTAAGTTTACTAAACGTGGATCGTTGTTAAATTCTGATAAAACTCTGTATTGATAGTTAACATCTTCTGCTTCGGTAAGTGCTAAATAAACACCTGCTGTAATATTATGAGTTCCTTTAATTGTTTCTAAGGTTTTAGTAAAAGACGCTTCTCCAGAATAGTCTGTCATTGGGCGTAATCTATCTACATGTAAATTATCTACCACTAAATCTGAATTGCTTACAGATGAACCAGCTGCACTTCCTTGATATTGTGCTGTATATCCTTGGTTTCCCGGAGCAACATTTGCAACGTAATCACTTAATTTAATTGGGTTTCCGTTGTCTCCGTTACCACCAACATATAAAGCAAAATTATGTTTATAATTAGCGTATTTTATTTTTGATTTAAATTTTAAATCATCAGAAAACTTATAATCAAAATCTCCCATTAAATATCCACCAGCGGTGTAAACACCATCTTCTATAGGGCTTTCATAAGCGCCACCTGCAGTTAAAAATGAGGTATGTGCTAATTCGCTAGATAATAACTGAGAAACTGGTTGTCCATCATTTCCGTCAATTCTATTTCTATCACCATCTAATGGAAGTGGCAAAAAGAATTGAGCTCTGTCATTAATAAACTGACCATGTAATGTAAAAGATCCTTTATCAAATTTCTTTTTAATGTTGGCTCTAAACTGTACACCTTTTGTTGGCATACCTGTTTCTATTGGTCCGTCATCTTTTCTAACAAACCCCGTAAAAGCATAAAAAGTATTAGAATCTTCTCCTCCTAATCTTCCTCCAGAATAAAAATCTGTTTTTAAACGACCTTTATCTGCCCATTCTACATTTACGATATTACCAGGATTTGAATCTCCGGTTTTACTTGTATAGTTAATAATTCCGGCTACAGAACCAGCACCGTATAAAACAGCTGCACCACCTCTTACAAATTCTACACCTTTAAAACCAATATCTGGTCTTGCGTAAACATCATGTGCAGACGAGTTTAAACCAAACGTACTCATTAATGGCATTCCATCATATTGTAGTGGATTAAATACATATTGTCCTCCTGAAGGTAAACCTCTAACAAAAACGTTGGTTGCTGTTTCACCACCACCACCTTCTGCAGTAATACCAGGTACACTTCTAAGGATATCTGCCTGACTATTGGCAGA is a genomic window containing:
- a CDS encoding sodium/solute symporter (Members of the Solute:Sodium Symporter (SSS), TC 2.A.21 as described in tcdb.org, catalyze solute:Na+ symport. Known solutes for members of the family include sugars, amino acids, nucleosides, inositols, vitamins, urea or anions, depending on the system.), with the protein product MNWLDYSIVIFYIIFFLGMGFFFKDNKDSKDYFLGGKSMGWFPLSLSTMATQLSAISFISAPAFVGLKLGGGMKWLTFEFAVPLAMIFIMIVIIPPLFRSGVVSIYEFVEKRFSTSTRLILSIVFQISRALGTGVMVYTIAIILQAVLDIDFMYTILIISVITIIYSWQGGMKAVVWGDAIQMIILFAGLIICLYFGWTLLQEHGGLPNGFDPERLKVIDYNLGIGEGNEYGLLPMIIGGFFLYASYYGCDQTQAQRMLSAKDEKTIKQLLLANGLLRFPVVLIYCIMGLVIGGLITQAPGFLEEIAMTTQKYFPEEFATHGVKADLMIPVFIMKYLPHGLIGILMVGILSAAMSSLSSTVNSLSAVTVEDFFNRGTKKLSNKKYMLISKGSVVFWGVICIAAAFLFGGSKSAVIEIINAIGSVFYGPVLVTFFLAFFSKKVNHIGMNAAIISAVLINLIFSKTIQELFHIDLGFNIFWIWLNFTGVIIALVVAYTVSAFTRSTEVKRISNFNVSIKKEDFMIKEVYILVAFFVFIVVLSYFLPTILS
- a CDS encoding trehalase family glycosidase — encoded protein: MNKLEKQAIEVLNNNWTGSFSIPCANLYPFQWKWDSGFIAIGFAHFDMPKAEKEIETLLDAQWGNGFIPHIVFHTDNDSYFPGPDFHRSDLHPLASKKYKSTGMTQPPVTGFVLEEMYKISTNKEASLKYIETVIDKVYFNHQYFYKNRDPQNEGLVYIYHNWESGTDNSPIWDDIWATMNPPEYTFERRDTTHVDAAQRPSKREYDHYLHIIEIAKANNYSDEKIAELSPFLVQDPLFNAMLIKSNQSLIALYKFLGDNSDKVAQLEKWQAKSKESFNNKLFDEEIGAYIHYDLRNEKPLRYLSSSSFSPLFAGIPSKERAERMVNVMLEKFGNENQYLCASFDPTSDRFNPKKYWRGPVWINLNWMLFNGLKEYGYNDISKRVKQDSIDMIEKNGFYEYFDSRKEMHKEGKAGYGGNHFSWSAALLIDMLKN
- a CDS encoding TonB-dependent siderophore receptor; the protein is MKYSLLTLLCVFSFSVVAAQTNIKGTIKDNTGEGIPSASIIIKGTTSGGTSDFDGNYSFTSSANGAQTIQVSYIGFTTFEKKVNLNGTTIKVDVVLQEGGAELDEIVLTASATFRSQKETPMSISSIKQKEITKLSANSQADILRSVPGITAEGGGGETATNVFVRGLPSGGQYVFNPLQYDGMPLMSTFGLNSSAHDVYARPDIGFKGVEFVRGGAAVLYGAGSVAGIINYTSKTGDSNPGNIVNVEWADKGRLKTDFYSGGRLGGEDSNTFYAFTGFVRKDDGPIETGMPTKGVQFRANIKKKFDKGSFTLHGQFINDRAQFFLPLPLDGDRNRIDGNDGQPVSQLLSSELAHTSFLTAGGAYESPIEDGVYTAGGYLMGDFDYKFSDDLKFKSKIKYANYKHNFALYVGGNGDNGNPIKLSDYVANVAPGNQGYTAQYQGSAAGSSVSNSDLVVDNLHVDRLRPMTDYSGEASFTKTLETIKGTHNITAGVYLALTEAEDVNYQYRVLSEFNNDPRLVNLSYVDASGNDVTFSEGGLYNRIGMTSNKFLTQNKTAFYLTDEIVYDKWRFDAGIRIENTNGTFSNGNIVSTKVYDDATLTAELANVNYADGSFTRGNIDATDWALSLAALHNLTDEVNLYANFSKGFFFPQIRSFAPVAGIKNTNYDSEKIIQFEAGVKLGKERLSGSLAAYYVSLSDRIKITQAFNTAGALIDKTRSEQATKTLGLEANWSYKLADHLDFRGTATYQEHEITKNIDEDLENGGSTEINVGNKLARQPNFLASLGLNYDNNSFDALLSLNHTGKKFAADNNNVELEAINIVRLGAGYTFGLNKSEDSQENLRIGVSFFNLFDSSGITEGDPRNVNQSGDAEFFNGRPILPRRMFVTATLNF